Part of the Parambassis ranga chromosome 16, fParRan2.1, whole genome shotgun sequence genome, GTCAAAAAACAAAGTGGCTATAATATTCTAAATATAGCCTAGACTTTATAAACTGGTGGTGAAGGCTAAAATTGTGTGTCTTCTCGCATGCTTCTCCAAACATGGACCTACCATAGGTAACTCATAAAACccttaataaaaacaaatataatctCTATATGTTACTGTTTGAATGATGTAGCAGGTCCATTCTCACCCTGAAATTCCACTTGGCCAGCTGCGTGAATATGTTTTTCACTGAGCTCTGATGTGTGTAGAGCTCTACCTGTCCAGGACAGTCAAAGAGGAAGTAACAGTCACTGTACTCTTTCAGCTTGTTTTCTAACCAGTCCATATTAGCTTCCACATACTCCATACAGTACAGAAGCCCACCATTGGGCCCAAGCTTCAAGCCCTCCATGACATCATTCAAAGTGACCAACTCTGAGATATCCACTGCACAAGTATATGGTAATCCTTCGTTAGCAGGGTCCATATTCACCACAACCACCTTGCGTCCCAGGTGAGTCAGGAACTCTTGCATGCCCTGACAGTAGGTGGTTTTGCCTGAGCCAGGCGGTCCAATAACCACCTGACCAAAGCGTAGAGAGGGCTTCACTCCTGCCTGCTGAGACATGGTTTCAGTGCCAAAGGAGCCTGAAGGAATTCACATTAGATTGGTGCAGGGTGTCAGAGGGGCCACATGTGATGTCAGGTTCTCAGCATCCAGCTGGCAGAGTCACAGTGTCTCATGTTAGTATGACAGAAGCAGACGATTAACTTCTCTGACACTGGCTACTAAATTAAAACTCATTAGTTATACATAAACATAATGGCTTaacaacacatccacacaagtTGGTGTGAGTGGCTATATAACTGGCTTTATATAAGTAAATAGACGTTAGCGTGTGACAACAGAGGAATATCACTTAATACTAATTATGATAATGTGGACTTAtattataaaatgtataaattcaGATGGATAGTTACCGTATGGCGCCGTTTTGTTTGCATGCGTACAGCGACCGCTAACAAACAGGCTAAAGCTATTTTGAAGTACGTCCGGGTTAAGGCTCTGTCAAAATAAGAGCCAGTGAATGTGAGTCAGTAAGAACTACAATTTCTTCCCGGCAGTGCTTCATACTGTTTGAGCCTAGCTAACATGCTACCtgtttttatactttatattatacattgtATTTCATACGAACACATAGAATTAccatagaaaaaaacatcaatcatGTAAATTGtagaaatgcaaaaaataagtaAGACTGAActgattaaaaaatattttaatactgaAGTCTGACAATAAACAAATACTACAAAACAGGGTGTTTTAACATGATATGTAATTATGGTCATCTTAGTGGTCGAAGGCTGCCACCTGGTTGCCACCCTCTGTACTTCATACTGGTGTTTGGTTGACGTCTTAGCAACGGGTCTCCTCTATCTATGTCTTTAGGTTCATCATACACTGTTGTTATATTGTACTCTCTTCTGGGCTTCTTTGTAGGATGTAATAGCAATTTTTCTCCATGATAACTGTGGAAACAAACAAGGGCATAGGAATTTACTCATACATATTTGACACTTGTTATTATGAAGAttatatttttgtgttcatGCTCACCCAAAGCCTCTTTTGCATCTTGGATGTTGTCCTTCATTCTCAAGGGCCTCAGGAATCCCAACTTGACTGCTTCCAAGTCCTTCGCCATCCTTCCAGCCCTGCTTTTCCATCACACGACGGCCAAAACCCTAATTCAgaacaaatatgaaaaaaaatattttcaacatACGACAGACATTAGAGCAAACAATGTACTATAGCAGCCTCCTGACCTTAGTAAACTTCTCAAAGCTCCCAATAGACTGATTATGCCCTGATCCATCTTCAACACCCTCCCTCAGCCTCTTTTCATATCGCATTCTGACATAGTCCCGAGCATCCATGTCACCTCCATCTGTGAGAGAAAGGACATGGTTAAAATAAACCTCCAACAGTTTGCTTCGCTTTGTTATTCAAGCAATTATGGCTGTCAAACAAGAATGAAATACCTTTGTCATAGTAAACACTCATATCAACGTCCCAGTCATCTGCAGTTTGTTCATCAAAATCTGAAAAgagaacagaaacaacagaataattTCAAGGAGAAAAGACACTTTACACACTGTGATTTGAACACATATTAGGATTATAACCCATTTTAGTTAAGGTAAGACTATATTTTGGAATActagtgaataaaaaaaaatgcatgatcagtgttttgttgCCTACCTCCTTCGTCCTTCTGCCAGTACTGCGCATCCGTGTAGAACACTAGACCTGATCCACCCTTTTCCCACTTCAACTCGATCTCTTCTTCAAACAGTCTCTCTTTGCTTCGCTCCTGGCTCGTTACATCATCATGCAAAGCCTCATGGCGCTCCCACTCCTCACAGCGGTCATCATCCTAAAAATGAAGGGATGGTGATAATTCAGTAATCTCTACATCACAGtctacacatacaaacaaacccCCTGAAACTAAACATACATCATCTGCTGTTGACTGTACgtcttcctcatcctcccccctctcttcttcttcatgtgcATCACCAGCCTTTGTTGTCTCTGTATGATCAATTAGGCGACTTGATCCTGAGAATGAAGCAGACAAAGGGCCTGGTCCGGATATTTCATGTCCAGCGGCTGTTAATACAGTTTCTTCTGTAGCAGGAAGTGTGCAAGTGTTGCGATACTGAAAAGGCACGTTCCCATAACGACGGTTGGAGCTGGTCTTTGGGAAAGTGAGGCCCAACTTCCGAATGAGACGTGGAGGCAGGCGGCAGGATTGTATGAGTTGGAGGAAGACTTTCACCGGTGTGCCCACGTTCCCGTTCTGCATCAGAGCAGGTGGATTCAGTTCTGATAAGCTTTTGAGGTCAGCCTCTGTAAAACGCTCTGTCAGGGAAACATGGTGCCGCTGCTCATACTTTGTTTTATAGGGAAAAGTTCCATCATCTAGAAGAATAAAAAACATATATGTAAACAGAGTAATATCATATGATTACATTTTTCTTAGCCATGACATTGCCTTGTCATAGTCTGAGTAATATTCCCCTTGACCTGAAAAGTGAATCAGCAGAAGGTACCTGTAATTTATCACCATATATAATACATAACTAACCTTTGTCGTGTGAAACCTTTACTTTTTTGATAACACATCGTCTGGCCAACCAGTTCCCCTTAGAGTCGATCCAGTGATTCTCCGCATACATCTTAACCAGTCTGTCAGCGTCTTTAGCATGCACTGCAAcgacacagcagcaggacttcGCCGCCTGCTTTGACAACTGTCCGTCTTTTGTTAGCTCGTCGGCTTCCGAGGATTGGGAGCTGCCGTCTTCACCGCACGCCGTACTTTCAGCCGCCTCGGACGCTCTAAGGACCTCCGGCCGGTGGCGGAAGTGAAAACACTGGAAACCTCCGCTTTCAATGAACTGGCTGAAATAATTTCTCAGGTCAGCAGAATGAAATGCTACAGGAATATTGCTAATTGCAAAATATACAGGACCCTCCGCTTCACtatccgccatgtttgtttatcagcaggagcaggaaaCGTCATCAAAGCGAAATTCAGAAACACGTCACATCCGCTTCCTGAGACGTTACaaaaagacgtagaagaacaagagtttggttgctgggcaaccaaactaataaaacGTATTAAATATACCATAGATATATACACCTGTATATACTATCTATGAATAAATAGATACAATAAActactatttattttatttatttattgtgtatttattcATGAACATACCCCTCATTagttattttaaataaagttaaaatacTTCGATATTCCTTacataacatttatttattttaaataacagTGACTGTAACTAGTGTACATTCAGGCGCTTACCTGAAGCAAGAATCAAACGATATCAAACGATAAAATGGTATCTAAGGATGTTCACGTGTTCCAGAATGAATGCAATACACAAACTGTGaccatttctttctttgttgaaTTTAATAGAATCATagttatataaaataatatataatacttATGAGTAGCCTAATAAAGTAGTCTTAATCAATTTATGGACATTTTTGTTGTGttctttccccctctctctttctctttctctctctctctggcacaAGTCACATTTACTTGCAAGACAAAACTGGAAAGTTAAAATGATAATGTAATACTTCTGTGTACAGTTAGTCTGAGTCTTGTTTAAGTGAAGAAAGTCAGAAAGGAAGCAACATAAAACATAGCTGGCCTGGGTCCCAGTCCATGGGTTTTTGAGACCAAACCTTTGAAATGTTTCCCATTACTGTGTGATTTCACCTCTTTTAGAGCATTGGCCCAGAAATATGTTCAGTCAGAGTTCATTAACCCAGGGGCCAACGCTTTCTTTGGCCTTCACCTCAGCTTTTATCTTTGTATTTTGATAGTAATAGGCAGTAAAACTAGACGCGGGAGTCTGGACCCTGACATCACTTTACACACATAAAGAGCATTAGTCACAACCTGCCTGCGTTACGGAACATcaattttattttcaaaattaCAAATAAAGTATGAAGGAGTAGTTCTGGAATGAGCTTGACTTTATGGGTGTTATCACACTGAAAGGTGAGAAATTCAGTCTTACAATTCCTGAAACAATGCCAGACATCACTCTGGGtagaaatgtaaaataaaccAGGAACAAGCTTGAAAAAGAAGACATCTAAACACACAATACTGTAATGTGTTGTCATAAGAAGTGTGGGATGATATTAGTAAAACTTTAGAATCAGTAGAATTACTCTTCGAAGCACTGCTTTGTTTAACATAGTAAACGAACCTTCTGTTATAATCAAAGAAAGCCACAAAAGAAGTGTTTTGTGTTAATTTAGCATGTAGAGTAGCATCTACAGTGTTGTTTTCCAGTTATGACAGGTTTACTAttaacactttatttattgCCATAATATAATTCTAGTGTGATGTTAAATGTTATAATCACAGATCTGATACATATTGCCATATTgggctgtttatttttttgtttgcacaaTAATACAGTACCCAGCATTACTTTTATAAGGAATTTGATAAACCGCCCAAAAATATAATTTCAGCATAATTTAAAGCTTTTTATTCTAGGCACATGTAAAAAAGGATCTTTAGGTTGGTGACCTAATACAGGTCAGGCTCATATGGAGCCAGGCAAATgaaccacatttttttttagctgtagGTCAGGGTCAAATGTTGTATTCCAGACATGATGTCcaccacgcacacacatgtggtAGCAGTGAGAGGTCACTGACCTGGGAAACCTAACTCAGGGTGAGAGATTTGGTGGCACAATTTTTTCAAAATTATCTAGTAATTTATGATGTTATTGCAGACTTAATGTAATAATGCAATCCTACATAGCTTCAATTTAAATACCAGTTTTTAAAAATCGTTTTAAGATGCCAGCTCTTATATCACGTTTCATCTAATCTGGACTGTCTCACTTACCTGATCTCAGGATACAGCAATTGTTTGAGTCATGTAATgaagaacattttatttttacagttgtGGTGCAGATAAGCGCCTGTCCTCCGTGCCCGTCTCTGCCTGCTCCTAACCTCTATAAACATGGGCCTTATCGCCAACATTTACAACTGTCAGCGTGCTTCAGCGCTCCTGAGTGCATTACAGGTCACCTTCCTGAAAGGATCACATACTTGAAGATAATGTATATGTATCGTCATGTTTTGAAAGTTGTAGTCCATtaaagtgtgcgtgtgtgtgtgtgtgcacatcacaCCTCATATGAAACATCACAGTGTATCATAATGTGATCACACCAGGAAAGAAATGAGGTGATGGAAAATGTTCCAGAGGATTCTTTCAAGGAATGAGCGAGGAGAATGATAAAGTAGAACAAACATTCGGTGACTGGTGCTGCCAGTTGTGTCTGGTATATAATCTTTTTATTGCAGTCATTGACTTTTTGCACTGACCTTGACTCCGCTGGTTCAGGTCTTCCACTACCATCCTGTGATGGCTTCAGaacctcagtttttttttattttatcaagtatcctgccaaaaaaaataaagaccaGGGAATATTTACATTGTGTCCCCTGTGACTGTGGAATGAGGCAATCATTTACCTTCAGAAGATCTAAATGTCCGAACTAAAACAGCTCatcactgtgctgtttgtttatttgtggcaataataaagtcattttCTTATCAGACTGCCAGACTCCTCTGTGCCAGGCACAGGACAGATAACACATTTAAATCACAGCTGGGACATTGTACCACCTGACCAACATGGAATTCCTAGATATTTGTCAACCAATGAATGTTTctgaaataaatttaaaaaaaaaaaatcatacagaCACAAAATTCATTTAAATTGTGTGATACATGCAGCCAGCATTAACAAGCTGAGTTAAGCTCTGATGCAGATGTGTAGTTTCCAGATGTGGCTTTAAATCTGCAAAGTGGTTTCAGTCCAAAACATTAATCAGTTAGCACGTCAACGCTGCTTTGTTCTTTCATGCTGTGAAATCTGTGTcgataaaacaaaatgtaaaaaaatgatgcaAAGTAGAGCTACATGGTGACAGCAATTTCTATATAGTTAACTTACTTAGTATAGATGCACaatgttgttgttcttttataaTTATAGGCTAtgtatctgtttttttctacCTTGTTGCAGCAAAGCATCTGTTCTGTCCTGTAATGTAAATAGCTTATGATTATTATGCCTACTCTTGATTAAATGAATGATGAAGAAATATAACAACACTTTTCAAATGGCTAGAATAAGACAATTTAACCTCCAGGTGAAACATGCCATATTTAAAAAGCATGCTGTAAACCTCATTGATGTGTTGGATCAGTGGGACACTGTGGGCTTTATTCAGCATTCTGCCTATCTTTGCATTTTCATGAGGTGCTGTCATCATTTTGCATCACTTGTTTTAAGTCTGTGGTACATACTCCTGGTCTGCAGCTACCCTTTACATAGTAGCACTTACAATAAGCATTTTTAGGCATGTGAGCCAAGTGAATGTAAGCTTGTATCCAGCTCCTTTTATTGCTGCATATAGTTACAGACCTCGCAGAGCTGCTTGCATGGCTGTAGATCTCAGACATCTGGATGTGGTGCGACTATGCAGTCTTACATGCCAATATGTCCCAGTGGTAACCCATAATGGTGCAGAATTAAAACAGAGATGTGAAAAGGTTACGTCAGAGTTTTATTTGAACTCTCATTGTAAATTGACTGAACAGAAATGTAGCAGCAGGCCAGCTGTGAAAACAATGACATCAAAccaaggattaaaaaaaataaactagtGTAGGGACTAATGGCCTCGGTTTTTATATAATCATGGCTAATACTGTATTTTaacgaaaaaaaaacagctcctgAGGTCTTAACTTAAAGATCAATGACCCCTACCTGCTTTGGCCTCTTTCCAGCTCTACAGGTGTGAGCTGGCAGTGTGCAGGGACACAGCGTGGGGCTGATTACCTCTGCAGTCCTTGGTAGCTTGGTACTGCCTGGGTTAATGACACCGGCTACAAGATAAGGCCCAACCCTCTTGATATCCAGGCATTACTCTAGCAGCTCCTTTTTCATTGAGAAAAGCTTATCAGTTCCCCAGAGTTATTCCATCAGTCATCTGGCAGAGCACATGGTTGTTTTTCACATAGAATGTATTGACAAGTCAAAGTCCACCAAAAGGGGAGGGTTGGTCCTATAAATAGAGAGacacaggaggcagcagcagcagtattcaCAAAGAGCCCATcctgtgagaggacacacacatttatctgcACTGACGATACAGAGACATCGAATACAATGGATAACAGATGTCATTGTTCAACCAGCAGTGAGAGGCTTTCAAACCCGATCCTCTACAACATCCTCAGCCAAATGGATAGGAGCACCACAAGCCAAGACAACTTCAACTACACCTCCATACCTCACAGGTGTAACTGCGAGGTGCAGCGGAAAGTGTGCTTGAAAAGACCGTCTGAGATTTGCAAAGAAGCTTCAGCAGTTCTGGTTAAAACACTTCACTTCATGAAGAACCTACCTGCATTCAACCAGCTGCCACAACACGATCAGTTTGTGCTCCTCAGAAGCTGCTGGGCACCACTCTTTATTTTGGGT contains:
- the gpatch3 gene encoding G patch domain-containing protein 3, whose protein sequence is MADSEAEGPVYFAISNIPVAFHSADLRNYFSQFIESGGFQCFHFRHRPEVLRASEAAESTACGEDGSSQSSEADELTKDGQLSKQAAKSCCCVVAVHAKDADRLVKMYAENHWIDSKGNWLARRCVIKKVKVSHDKDDGTFPYKTKYEQRHHVSLTERFTEADLKSLSELNPPALMQNGNVGTPVKVFLQLIQSCRLPPRLIRKLGLTFPKTSSNRRYGNVPFQYRNTCTLPATEETVLTAAGHEISGPGPLSASFSGSSRLIDHTETTKAGDAHEEEERGEDEEDVQSTADDDDDRCEEWERHEALHDDVTSQERSKERLFEEEIELKWEKGGSGLVFYTDAQYWQKDEGDFDEQTADDWDVDMSVYYDKDGGDMDARDYVRMRYEKRLREGVEDGSGHNQSIGSFEKFTKGFGRRVMEKQGWKDGEGLGSSQVGIPEALENEGQHPRCKRGFGYHGEKLLLHPTKKPRREYNITTVYDEPKDIDRGDPLLRRQPNTSMKYRGWQPGGSLRPLR